Proteins encoded within one genomic window of Brachybacterium muris:
- a CDS encoding LysM peptidoglycan-binding domain-containing protein translates to MGALSFLPSAVFGHGERALLAWVLCTAALLGALLSAYLMIVWSLAALALALGPASRAGSALVITLRIVAPRLARRVTLSAAIASTATGLVLVPATATTLEEPPAPTVGTASATWGAAEPATPLPTEATERTGGSSPSDPAADETEPSAGASGSGELPSLGWGQAPGHTEAPTTLPGPPVDSTASTDSTGSYDGAQPPEVATITVRPGDSLWSITDDLLGPDTDPPELIASTWPVLYEANRDLIGADPDSIVPGQELTVPALSSSQEKS, encoded by the coding sequence ATGGGAGCCCTCTCCTTCCTCCCCAGTGCGGTCTTCGGCCATGGGGAAAGAGCCCTGCTCGCCTGGGTCCTGTGCACTGCGGCGCTGCTGGGCGCTCTGCTGAGCGCCTACCTGATGATCGTGTGGTCTCTGGCAGCACTGGCACTGGCCCTGGGGCCCGCCTCCCGAGCCGGCAGCGCGCTCGTCATTACCCTCCGCATCGTCGCTCCGCGGCTCGCCCGGCGGGTCACCCTCAGTGCTGCGATCGCCTCCACTGCCACCGGGCTGGTCCTGGTCCCTGCCACGGCAACCACCCTCGAGGAACCCCCCGCCCCCACGGTGGGAACCGCATCGGCGACATGGGGAGCCGCGGAGCCAGCAACACCGCTGCCGACCGAGGCCACCGAGCGCACCGGAGGATCGAGCCCGTCGGATCCAGCGGCCGATGAGACGGAACCCTCCGCAGGAGCTTCCGGTTCCGGTGAGCTCCCCTCCCTGGGCTGGGGCCAGGCGCCCGGGCATACCGAGGCACCCACGACGCTCCCGGGGCCGCCCGTCGACAGCACTGCCAGCACTGACAGCACCGGCTCGTACGACGGCGCCCAGCCGCCGGAGGTCGCCACCATCACCGTCCGCCCCGGCGACAGCCTGTGGAGCATCACCGATGACCTCCTTGGCCCCGACACCGATCCACCCGAGCTGATCGCCTCGACCTGGCCCGTCCTGTACGAGGCCAACAGAGACCTCATCGGCGCCGACCCGGACAGCATCGTCCCCGGCCAGGAACTCACCGTCCCCGCCCTCTCGTCCTCCCAGGAGAAGTCATGA